The Coffea eugenioides isolate CCC68of unplaced genomic scaffold, Ceug_1.0 ScVebR1_1467;HRSCAF=2320, whole genome shotgun sequence DNA segment ATGGAAACATCAAACTGAAAGCAACTACCTGGTAGGAAAGCACAACATCTTGATGCTGCAACCATGAAGGTGTAGCAACTTCGCTGACGGTTCACTTGCCTCACCTCTGTTGAACAACAATCTTACGTAAAATAGTAAGTGACTACTTGCCTCTCCTTCATTGAAAGAATTTGCTTATCCTGAATTATTGGGCTGCTCCATTGAACTTTGACGAGGCAAATCAGAAGTCTCAGTCAATCAAGGTGTTATCTTAAGAAGCGCAATTGGAAATATTCCTTCACATATAAAATTGAGGACTCTTCCAACATATGTGAGATATACTACATGTAACTCTAACCAGTACAGTAAAAGAATTCGTCTAAGAGGTACAGAATCACCATTCTATGCGCCCTATGTTCTCTCAAAAAGACCCTCTATTAACATTGAATCTGTTTGGGGATTTAACTGGCAATTATTTTTCTTCATGATGTCCAGCAGTTCAGAGCAACTGTCAACAAGCCCCCTCTTAAGTAAGCCATCAATTAAAAGTTTCCAAGCTATTTCATCATGATTGTAGCCACACTCTAGCAGCCAACAGAATACTGCTTTCGCTATGTCACTATTGCCTTGATCATATAACCCACAAACAAGCAATTTGAAGGACTCCAAGTGTGGTATTAAACCATGCTTGACCATGTTACCAAGAATCTGCAGGGCTTTCTCGTGCACTTTCAACTTGCAGCAACAGTTTATCAACAAATCATACATATCTTCTGTAGGAGACAAACCATGCTTATGCATATAATCAAACAATTTCCAAGCTTCTTCAATTCTTCCTTCTCTACAAAGTCCAGTAGCAAGCGCACTGTACGTGTTCAAATTAGGTGCATAACCATATTCAGTCATTTTCTCAAAAAGCATCAGAGCAGTACCAAAATCCATCACTTTCCATACATCAGCAATGTTTATTAAAGGAACCCCACCTTTCAGATCGAGTCTGACTTCAGTTACATTTCCTTTAGTATGCTTTTCATGTGAAAGATGTTTAACTAATACAGCATAGGTATACTGAGAAGGTGCACATCCAGCATCAACCATACGTCTAAGGGTATCAAATGCACCGTCCATCAATCCTAAACGTCCATACCCATCCATTAATGCAGTGTAGGTCATAAAATCTGGCCTAATGCCTTCTTCTTTCATTCTAGTCATCACATTCTCTGCTTCATTCAACTGCCCTTGGTTGCAATATGCAAGAAGAAAGGAAGTGTAAGTGCAAACATCAGGTTTATATCCTAGAGAAACCATTTTATCAAGCATTGCATAGGCATAACCAAAGGCATATTCTTTTAGCATATTCTCAATGAGAATAGAACAAGTAACAACATCGGGTTTCACACCTCTCTCCAACATCCTTTCCAATAATTCAGATGCTTCATGCATTTTGCCCTCTTTGCACAACCCACTAACCAGCACATTATAAGTGCAGGAGCTCGGAATGCAGCCTTCTCCAAGCATCCTTTCAAACAAATTAAAAGCAATATCCATGTTGGCTGCCCTACAATATCCATCAATCAAAGCAGTATACATCACTTCATTTGCCTCCAGGCCTTTGTCTTTGAGAGAATCAAGCAACGCATTAGCTTCTTTAACCCTGCCTTTTTTGCATAATGCATCAATTAGAGGACCATAAGTCCACTTGTCAGGTGCTACATTACTCTCTTCCATCAACCTAAGCAATCTAAACGCATTATCAACATGACCCTCTTTACATTGTCCATGGACTAACAAGTTGTAAGTTACAATAGTTGGAGCTAGCTTTCTTTCAAGCATGTTATTAAGTAATGCCATGGCCTTGTGCACTTTTTTTGCCTTACAAAATCCAGAAATCAATTCATTGTATGTTCGGGCATTAGGACTACATTTATTAGATTCCATCACTTCCAATATCTTGAAGGCAGCATCCACCATTTCTTTCATACAGTAACCATTAACCAGAGCGTTATAAGTAATTATGGTAGGAACAAATCCCTTTTCTGACATCAGAA contains these protein-coding regions:
- the LOC113755395 gene encoding pentatricopeptide repeat-containing protein At5g65560-like is translated as GLCEVGKLDEGMQLFKKMGEDYCCPNVRTYTVLIDALCGLSRTMEALKLFEEMKEKGCEPNVHTYTVLIDGMCKDGKLDEASRLMILMSEKGFVPTIITYNALVNGYCMKEMVDAAFKILEVMESNKCSPNARTYNELISGFCKAKKVHKAMALLNNMLERKLAPTIVTYNLLVHGQCKEGHVDNAFRLLRLMEESNVAPDKWTYGPLIDALCKKGRVKEANALLDSLKDKGLEANEVMYTALIDGYCRAANMDIAFNLFERMLGEGCIPSSCTYNVLVSGLCKEGKMHEASELLERMLERGVKPDVVTCSILIENMLKEYAFGYAYAMLDKMVSLGYKPDVCTYTSFLLAYCNQGQLNEAENVMTRMKEEGIRPDFMTYTALMDGYGRLGLMDGAFDTLRRMVDAGCAPSQYTYAVLVKHLSHEKHTKGNVTEVRLDLKGGVPLINIADVWKVMDFGTALMLFEKMTEYGYAPNLNTYSALATGLCREGRIEEAWKLFDYMHKHGLSPTEDMYDLLINCCCKLKVHEKALQILGNMVKHGLIPHLESFKLLVCGLYDQGNSDIAKAVFCWLLECGYNHDEIAWKLLIDGLLKRGLVDSCSELLDIMKKNNCQLNPQTDSMLIEGLFERT